A stretch of DNA from Mesorhizobium onobrychidis:
CGATTTCGCCAGGACGGTGGCTGCGGCAGTCGCCGGCGCGATGCGCATTGAAGTCTTGCGCGTCGGCCGCTCCGTTTCGGGCGACGTCGAGCGCGCCACGCGTCTGATGAGCCGCTTCGGCGAGATCGTCTCGGCCGGCGAGATCTACGCCGGCCTGCAGCGGCTGCATGCCACGTCACGCCGCCTGATCACCGAGACCGCGCCGTACGATGCCGTGCTGATGCCGGTTATCGCCCATCCGCCGCTCGCCTGCGGCGCCATGGACCCGAAGGGCGCCGATGCGTTCATAGAGGACGTGCTCGACAGGCTGCGGCTTGCCCGTCTGCTGAAATTCAAGCCGCTGTTCGGCCAGTTGATGGACAAGAGCCTGTGGTTCACCCCCTGGCCGGCGATCCAGAACGTCAGCGGCCAGCCGTCGATCGCGCTGCCTGTCCATGTCACCGATGCCGGCCTGCCGCTCGGCATCCAGGCCGCCGGCCGCCCCGGCGACGAGGAGACCTTGTTGTCCTTCGCCGCGCAAATGGAAAAGATTTCGGGATGGCAGGCGCGGCGGGCGCCGCTGCAGATGCCGGCATAAAGCGGGCCGATTTCACCTGATGTGACAGCAAAGCCGTTTGCCCCCTGCGCCAATTCCCGCTAAGACGCCGCCGTTCATGCCAAGCTGGGAACCATGCCGATGACGGACCTCGCCGCCACCGCCGAAATGCAGGCCGCGCTGCTTTCGAGGGCGCTGCCCTATATGCAGCGCTACGAAAACAAGACGGTCGTGGTCAAATATGGCGGCCATGCCATGGGCGACATTGCGCTCGGCAAGGCCTTCGCCCGCGACATCGCGCTGCTGAAACAATCCGGCGTCAACCCGATCGTCGTTCATGGCGGCGGCCCGCAGATCGGCGCCATGCTGAGCAAGATGGGCATCGAATCGAAGTTCGAAGGCGGCCTGCGCGTCACCGACCAGAAGACGGTCGAGATCGTCGAGATGGTGCTGGCCGGCTCGATCAACAAGGAGATCGTCGCGCTGATCAATGCCGAGGGCGAGTGGGCGATCGGCTTGTGCGGCAAGGACGGCAACATGGTTTTCGCCGAAAAGGCGCGCAAGACCATGATCGACCCGGACTCCAATATCGAGCGCGTGCTCGATCTCGGCTTCGTCGGCGAGCCGATCGAGGTCGACCGCACGCTGCTCGACCTTCTGGCGCGGTCCGAAATGATCCCGGTGCTGGCGCCGGTGGCGCCGGGCCGCGACGGCCACACCTACAACATCAATGCCGACACCTTCGCCGGCGCGATTGCCGGTGCCTGCCAGGCGACACGCCTTTTGTTCCTCACCGACGTGCCCGGCGTGCTCGACAAGAACAAGAAGCTCATCGATGAACTGACCGTGGCCGAGGCCAAGGCCTTGATCAAGGACGGCACGGTGTCGGGCGGCATGATCCCCAAGGTCGAGACCTGCATCGAGGCGATCGAGCGCGGCGTCGAGGGCGTCGTCATCCTCAACGGCAAGACGCCGCATTCGGTGCTGCTCGAACTGTTTACCGAACACGGCGCCGGCACCCTGATCGTGCCTTGAGCGCAGGCCGACACCTGGTCGGGCAGAAGTCCAGGGCGGCGCAAGCGCCAGGGCGAACTCATCGCCTGAGGTGCCCAAGCGGCACGTGGCCCGGCCCCTTGATGTTCTGCAGCACGAGCTGCGTGTGGACATCGCGCACGCCGTCGAGCCGCATCAGCCGGTGCATGACAAAGGCGTTGAGCTCGTCGACCGACGGCACCATCACATGCAGCAGGAAATCGTAGTCGCCGGTCATCGTCCAGCACGACGACACCTCGTCCATGCGCTGCACGGCGGCGATGAAGGTTTCGGGCGAACCGTCGCTGTGGGTTACCAGGCGCACCTGAATGAACACTTCGACCATCAGGCCGATGGCGCGGCGGCTGAGCACAGCGGCAAAGCCCTTGATGATGCCGGCGCTCTGAAGAGCCTCGAAGCGGCGCGCGCATGGCGTCGTCGAAAGGCCGATCTCCTGGGCCAGTTCGGACACCGGCTTGCGCCCATCGCGCTGCAAGATATCGAGCATCTTGATCTCAAAATCGTCAAACTGAGGCACTTTCACTCTCCTGCAGCTTTGCTGTGGTGGCTTTTACCTCAAATCGCCTGTTCGGGCCATCATCAAAGCGGATTTGCCTCACCGGACCCGGCTAAACTTTTATGATGTTAGTCGTGATTTCCAGGGAGAACAGCCATGACGATGAGCGTTGCCGATTACGCCCGCGAATGCGCGGCGCAAGGCCTTCGCGGCGACTATTCGGTCTGCCGTGCCGATTTCACCGTGGAGCAGAGCTACAACTACACTGCCGACGAGCAGGCGGTGTGGCGTACACTGTGCGACCGCCAGACGAAGCTGACTAAAAAGTTGGCACACCGGTCCTATCTCGACGGCGTCGCCACGCTGGGCCTGCTCGACAAGATTCCGGATTTCGGTGTCGTCAGCGAAAAGCTGCGCAAGCTTACCGGTTGGGAAATCGTCGCCGTGCCGGGCCTCATTCCCGCACCAGCCTTCTTCGTCCACCTCGCCAACCGCCGCTTTCCGGTGACCAACTGGCTGCGGACGAAACAAGAGCTCGACTACATCGTCGAGCCGGATATGTTCCACGACTTCTTCGGCCATGTGCCGGCGCTGACGCAGCCGGTCTTTGCCGATTTCATGCAGATGTATGGCGAGAAGGCCGAGCATCTGATCGCGCTCGGCGGCGACGAGATGATCAGCCGCCTCTACTGGTACACTGTCGAATACGGGCTGATCCAGGAAGCAGGCCAACCGCTGAAGGCTTTCGGCGCCGGGCTGATGTCGTCCTTTGCGGAACTTCAATTCGCGATTGAAAGCAAGGACGCGCACCATGTCCCCTTCGATCTGGAAACGGTGATGCGCACCAGCTACGAGATCGACAAGTTCCAGCGCGCCTATTTCGTGCTGCCGTCCTTCGACGTTTTGCGCGATGCCTTCCAGAACGTCGCCGAAATGGCAGCGATCATCGGACGCCACAAGGGCAAGCCGCCGCTCGACCCGGCGAAACATTAGACGCTGGGCGGCTCGGACGCTCCAGCCGATCGGCGCCGGCGATATTGGTGGCGCACTGTGGCGACGATCCCTCGGCAGGCTGAGCCGGCCTTCTACACGCAGATGACCTTGCCGAGGTGGTCGCCCAGCCGGCAGGCCAATGCCAATTCCGTGCCAAAACCTAGCTGCACACTTTGCTTAAGCCGTGTAAGCGGCCCGGCTGCGCCCAAACAGCGTTAGGATTTCTTAATGAGCGAGACCGCTCAGGCCGCTTCGGAAATGTCCCTGTCCAGGATGGTGAGATTGCGGCCGCGATGCTTGGCCTGGTAAAGGCGGTGGTCGGCGGCACGCATCAGATCCGATACGCCGGCATCCTCGCCGCAGGTGACACCGCCGATGCTGACGGTGAGGGGTATGACCCGCTCATCGACGGGACGGAAGCGGATCAGCTCGACTTCACCGCGAATGCGTTCGGCGACGCGTTTGGCTTCCTGTTCGGTGGCGCCGACCAGAAACGCACCGAATTCCTCGCCGCCGATGCGGCCGATCACGTCGCCGCTGCGCACGCCGCGCTCGATCGCGCTTGCAATGAGGAGCAACGCCTCGTCGCCGGTCAGATGGCCGTAGCTGTCGTTGATGATCTTGAAGTGGTCGGCATCGATGATCAGCAACGCACCGCGATCGGATTTACGCCGGGAGGCCTCGAGCGCCGCAAAGAAGCTCTCGCGGTTGAGCATGCCGGTCATGTCGTCGCGGCTCGCCTTTTCCGACAGGCGCCGATGCGCTGCGGCGAGCTGTGCATGAGCGCGGGCGAGGTCGCGATGGGCGCTTTTCAACCTCTCACCCTGCCAGAAGGTGTAGGCGCTAGCGATCCAGGCAAGCGCGAGCGGGCAGACCGTGGATGTCAGCCAGATCGTGCGGTTGAACGGGAAGCCGATTGCCGGAACGATGATCAGCGTCAACAAAAGCGAGATTGCGACGGAGGCGAAAGCGACGGCGGCAGACTTCAGAAATATGCGGCTCATCGCTGGTTCCCCCTGAACCGTCTCTGTGCCAGCAAGCCCTGAATGCCACCTTTCGGCGATGCTTAAAATTTGAATCATGGCGCCATTTTCGCCACTCGCAACGCGCATAAGTTGTGGATAAAGCCTCTGCCAAAAGCATTGTTTCGTGCCATAAGGATTGCATGACCACGCTCCCGGATCCCGCCCGTTTTGCCCATGTCACCGACTGGGTGTTCGACCTCGACAACACGCTCTATCCGCATCATTCGAACCTGTTCTCGCAGATCGACGTGAAGATGACCGCCTATGTCGGAGAATTGCTGACGCTGCCACGCGACGATGCCCGCAAGCTGCAGAAGGAACTCTACCGGGAATACGGCACGACGCTGAACGGTCTGATGGCGCGCCACGGCATTGATCCCGACGATTTTCTCGAGAAGGTCCATGATATCGACTATTCCTGGCTGGTTCCCGATCCCGTTCTCGGCACCGCCATCCGCCAGCTTCCCGGCCGCAAGTTCATCTTCACCAATGGCGACCGCAGGCATGCCGAACGCACCGCGCGCCAGCTCGGCATCCTTGACCATTTCGACGACATCTTCGATATCGTCGCTGCCGGGCTGAACCCCAAGCCGGCGCGCCGCACCTACGAGAAGTTTGCGGAACTCCACGCCGTCACCGGCCACAATGCGGTGATGTTCGAGGATCTGGCCCGCAACCTGTCCGTGCCGAAATCGCTGGGCATGACCACGGTGCTGGTCGTGCCGCGCAACTTCGAGCCGACCTTCTCGGAGATCTGGGAACGTGATCCGGCCAACGAGGACGATGTGGATTTCGTCACCGACGACCTTGCCGAATTCCTCACCGCGATCGTCGACGTCACCGCTTGAGGCAGTTGCTTCGTGCAGCCGGATCGATACAGCCAGCGGGCTAAAGCTTGTAGAAGCGGCTGATGATCCCCCAGGCCTCGTCGGCGGTGTCGACGAAATCGATGATGTCCTGGTCGCCGGGGGTGATCGTGCCTTGCTCGGCGAGGAAATCGAGGTCGATCGCCCTTTTCCAGAACGCCTTGCCGAACAGGATCACCGGCACGCGCTCCATGCGGCCGGTCTGGATCAGGGTCAGCGTCTCGAAGAATTCGTCCATCGTGCCGAAGCCGCCCGGAAACACCGCGACAGCCTTGGCGCGCATGACAAAGTGCATCTTGCGGACAGCGAAATAGTGGAAGTTGAAACAGAGCTCCGGCGTCACATAGGCATTCGGCGCCTGCTCGTGCGGCAACACGATGTTGAGGCCGATCGACGGTGCGCCGACATCGTCGGCGCCGCGATTGCCGGCTTCCATGACGCCGGGTCCGCCGCCTGTCACCACGACGAATTCGCGATAATAAGAGGTGGCCGACTGCTGCGAGCAGAGGCGGGCGAATTTTCGCGCTTCCTCGTAATATTTACTGTTTTTCTCGAGGTTCTTCTTCTGCGTCTCGTTTTTGGCTGCCCAGGCTTCACCGTCCGGCTCGGGGATGCGCGCGCCGCCGAACAGGATGACGGTCGAGCGGATGCCGCGCTCGGCCAGGATCATCTCGGGCTTCAACAGTTCGAGCTGCAGTCTGACCGCGCGCAATTCGCGCCGCGTCATGAAGTCGGGATCGTTCCAGGCCAGCCGGTAGGTCTCGGCACGCGTCTGCGGCGTGTCCGGCACGCTTTTCGACCGCTCCAGATCCTCGTCCGAATGCGGCAGCGGCGTCCACCCCGCCTTTTCCATAGGAGTCATATTACCTACCCGTCCAATTATTCACTTGCGCCGTCCCGTGACGCAGCCGCGATTGACCCTCACCAAGCCTTCACATAGGGTCCGGCGACTTTCAAGACAGGTTAAGGTGCGGCCCCTTAACAGCTTGGTAATGGAGCGAATTCATGTCGAAGCCCGATCTGGCGAGTCTCGAAAACACCATCGAAACCGCCTTCGAGGAACGCGAGACGATTTCGACGGCAACCCGCGGCGCGACGCGCGACGCCATCCAGTCGGCGCTCGACCTGCTCGATCGGGGTATCGCCCGCGTTGCCGAGCGGCAGGCCGACGGCAAATGGCAGGTCAACCAGTGGCTGAAGAAAGCGGTGCTGCTGTCGTTCCGGCTCAACCCGATGGAGATCATCAAGGGTGGTCCCGGCCAGGCCGTGTGGTGGGACAAGGTGCCGTCGAAATTCGACGGCTGGAGCGCCATCGATTTCGAGAAGGCAGGTTTCCGCGCCGTGCCGTCGTCGATCGTGCGGCGCTCCGCCTATGTCGCGCCAGGTGCCGTGCTGATGCCGTCCTTCGTCAATGTCGGCGCCTACGTCGACAGCGGCACCATGGTCGACACATGGGCCTCGGTCGGCTCCTGCGCCCAGATCGGCAAGAATGTGCATCTGTCGGGCGGCGTCGGCATCGGCGGCGTGCTGGAGCCGATGCAGGCCGGCCCCACCATCATCGAGGATAATTGCTTCATCGGCGCACGCTCCGAGGTGGTAGAAGGCTGCATCGTGCGCGAGGGCTCGGTGCTCGGCATGGGTGTCTTCATCGGTCAGTCGACCAAGATCGTCGACCGCGCCACCGGTGAGGTCTTCTACGGCGAAGTGCCGGCCAATTCCGTCGTCGTCGCCGGCTCGATGCCCGGCAAGCCGTTGCCCAATGGCGAGCCCGGTCCGAGCCTCTACTGCGCCGTCATCGTCAAGCGCGTCGATGCCAGGACCCGCTCCAAAACCTCGATCAACGAACTGCTTCGCGATTGATCCTTCGCAAAAAACGGACGCACCCGCTTGCTCGACAGACCTCGATTTCTATGGCTTTTCTTCAGCCTTTCCGGGCGAGTGAACCCCAGTGCCTACGTTTTGGCCGGTCTTTTGCCGCTCCTGGTTCAGCTTTTCCTGCTCTACCAGTTCTCGCGAACGCCGCTAGGCACTCCCGCAAGTCAGTACTGGGCGCTCGCCTGGTGGATCGCCGT
This window harbors:
- the dapD gene encoding 2,3,4,5-tetrahydropyridine-2,6-dicarboxylate N-succinyltransferase, yielding MSKPDLASLENTIETAFEERETISTATRGATRDAIQSALDLLDRGIARVAERQADGKWQVNQWLKKAVLLSFRLNPMEIIKGGPGQAVWWDKVPSKFDGWSAIDFEKAGFRAVPSSIVRRSAYVAPGAVLMPSFVNVGAYVDSGTMVDTWASVGSCAQIGKNVHLSGGVGIGGVLEPMQAGPTIIEDNCFIGARSEVVEGCIVREGSVLGMGVFIGQSTKIVDRATGEVFYGEVPANSVVVAGSMPGKPLPNGEPGPSLYCAVIVKRVDARTRSKTSINELLRD
- a CDS encoding pyrimidine 5'-nucleotidase, whose translation is MTTLPDPARFAHVTDWVFDLDNTLYPHHSNLFSQIDVKMTAYVGELLTLPRDDARKLQKELYREYGTTLNGLMARHGIDPDDFLEKVHDIDYSWLVPDPVLGTAIRQLPGRKFIFTNGDRRHAERTARQLGILDHFDDIFDIVAAGLNPKPARRTYEKFAELHAVTGHNAVMFEDLARNLSVPKSLGMTTVLVVPRNFEPTFSEIWERDPANEDDVDFVTDDLAEFLTAIVDVTA
- the phhA gene encoding phenylalanine 4-monooxygenase produces the protein MTMSVADYARECAAQGLRGDYSVCRADFTVEQSYNYTADEQAVWRTLCDRQTKLTKKLAHRSYLDGVATLGLLDKIPDFGVVSEKLRKLTGWEIVAVPGLIPAPAFFVHLANRRFPVTNWLRTKQELDYIVEPDMFHDFFGHVPALTQPVFADFMQMYGEKAEHLIALGGDEMISRLYWYTVEYGLIQEAGQPLKAFGAGLMSSFAELQFAIESKDAHHVPFDLETVMRTSYEIDKFQRAYFVLPSFDVLRDAFQNVAEMAAIIGRHKGKPPLDPAKH
- a CDS encoding Lrp/AsnC family transcriptional regulator; this encodes MPQFDDFEIKMLDILQRDGRKPVSELAQEIGLSTTPCARRFEALQSAGIIKGFAAVLSRRAIGLMVEVFIQVRLVTHSDGSPETFIAAVQRMDEVSSCWTMTGDYDFLLHVMVPSVDELNAFVMHRLMRLDGVRDVHTQLVLQNIKGPGHVPLGHLRR
- the argB gene encoding acetylglutamate kinase, translating into MTDLAATAEMQAALLSRALPYMQRYENKTVVVKYGGHAMGDIALGKAFARDIALLKQSGVNPIVVHGGGPQIGAMLSKMGIESKFEGGLRVTDQKTVEIVEMVLAGSINKEIVALINAEGEWAIGLCGKDGNMVFAEKARKTMIDPDSNIERVLDLGFVGEPIEVDRTLLDLLARSEMIPVLAPVAPGRDGHTYNINADTFAGAIAGACQATRLLFLTDVPGVLDKNKKLIDELTVAEAKALIKDGTVSGGMIPKVETCIEAIERGVEGVVILNGKTPHSVLLELFTEHGAGTLIVP
- a CDS encoding LOG family protein, translating into MTPMEKAGWTPLPHSDEDLERSKSVPDTPQTRAETYRLAWNDPDFMTRRELRAVRLQLELLKPEMILAERGIRSTVILFGGARIPEPDGEAWAAKNETQKKNLEKNSKYYEEARKFARLCSQQSATSYYREFVVVTGGGPGVMEAGNRGADDVGAPSIGLNIVLPHEQAPNAYVTPELCFNFHYFAVRKMHFVMRAKAVAVFPGGFGTMDEFFETLTLIQTGRMERVPVILFGKAFWKRAIDLDFLAEQGTITPGDQDIIDFVDTADEAWGIISRFYKL
- a CDS encoding GGDEF domain-containing protein encodes the protein MSRIFLKSAAVAFASVAISLLLTLIIVPAIGFPFNRTIWLTSTVCPLALAWIASAYTFWQGERLKSAHRDLARAHAQLAAAHRRLSEKASRDDMTGMLNRESFFAALEASRRKSDRGALLIIDADHFKIINDSYGHLTGDEALLLIASAIERGVRSGDVIGRIGGEEFGAFLVGATEQEAKRVAERIRGEVELIRFRPVDERVIPLTVSIGGVTCGEDAGVSDLMRAADHRLYQAKHRGRNLTILDRDISEAA